A window from Deltaproteobacteria bacterium encodes these proteins:
- a CDS encoding ABC transporter ATP-binding protein, whose amino-acid sequence MRRLFQYLGKHRAAFYVASVWSILNKVLDLMPPILVGWVIDSVRREPPEWITWVMDTSEPFPLAAFLAGLGVGVFALESLFQWLYQRGFMRLAQQVQHELRVDAYSHIQNREIAFFENHRMGETMAMLGDDVNQLERFLNTGFNDLLQLCVLFLFSGAVMLGVSWELALIGILPIPLIIWGSFRYQSLISPRYAKVREAVGHLNSRLENNIAGIQVIKSFTAEAFETNRVEKASLEYQNANFSAIHLSAVYVPLIRMAVSFGFGGVLLLGSYWVLEDNGRLSVGELVLFSMMIQRVLWPLTRLGVTLDDFERAGASARRTFGLLDSESKIVDPKTITRLDNYSGSIEFDAAAFEYVPGQSILSGVSFKAAPGETIGIAGTTGSGKSTLVKLLLRYYDLKSGSVKLDGVDIRAMALKELREQISLVSQDVYLFHGTIAENIAYGAKEMEMGQIRDAAKMARLDDFVNSLPEGYETIVGERGIRLSGGQRQRLSIARAILKNAPVMVFDEATSSVDTETERAIQENLHALTQGKTALVIAHRLSTIRHADRILVLKNGEVAEAGNHQTLIDARGVYAELWRIQVGDVTIQGESASPL is encoded by the coding sequence ATGAGACGACTTTTTCAATACCTGGGTAAACACCGAGCGGCGTTCTACGTTGCGTCGGTGTGGAGCATTCTCAATAAGGTACTCGATTTAATGCCGCCTATTTTGGTGGGCTGGGTGATCGATAGTGTCCGGCGAGAGCCGCCGGAATGGATTACTTGGGTCATGGATACATCTGAGCCATTTCCCTTGGCTGCTTTTTTGGCAGGGCTCGGTGTGGGCGTGTTTGCTTTAGAGAGTTTGTTTCAGTGGCTTTACCAGCGCGGGTTTATGCGGTTGGCGCAGCAGGTTCAACATGAGCTTCGTGTGGATGCTTATTCGCATATTCAAAATCGCGAGATTGCTTTCTTCGAGAATCATCGAATGGGCGAAACCATGGCTATGCTCGGTGATGATGTGAATCAACTGGAGCGATTTTTAAATACAGGGTTTAACGACCTGCTCCAGCTCTGTGTTCTCTTTCTGTTCTCAGGTGCAGTGATGCTTGGTGTGTCTTGGGAGTTGGCCCTGATCGGTATTTTACCAATACCGCTGATTATTTGGGGAAGCTTTCGTTATCAAAGTCTGATCTCGCCTCGTTACGCCAAGGTCCGAGAAGCCGTAGGGCATTTAAATAGCCGCTTGGAAAACAATATTGCAGGTATTCAAGTCATTAAGAGCTTCACTGCAGAGGCCTTCGAAACAAACAGAGTTGAGAAAGCTTCCTTAGAGTATCAAAATGCGAACTTTTCAGCGATTCATCTAAGCGCTGTTTATGTGCCTCTCATACGCATGGCCGTTTCTTTTGGTTTTGGCGGAGTGCTTTTACTTGGAAGTTATTGGGTACTTGAGGACAATGGCCGATTGAGTGTGGGCGAGCTTGTCCTGTTCAGTATGATGATTCAGCGTGTACTTTGGCCTCTCACTCGCTTGGGCGTGACGCTCGATGATTTTGAACGGGCAGGGGCCAGTGCTCGTCGAACTTTTGGTTTACTTGATAGTGAAAGTAAGATTGTTGATCCCAAGACAATTACGCGCTTGGACAACTACTCTGGGTCTATTGAATTTGATGCGGCTGCCTTTGAGTATGTCCCAGGGCAATCGATTCTCAGCGGCGTGTCGTTTAAAGCGGCCCCGGGCGAGACCATTGGCATTGCTGGCACCACGGGCTCAGGTAAATCTACTTTGGTAAAATTACTACTTCGGTATTACGATTTAAAGAGTGGCAGCGTAAAACTCGATGGCGTTGATATTCGCGCGATGGCGCTCAAAGAACTCAGAGAGCAGATTTCGTTGGTGAGTCAGGATGTGTACCTCTTCCACGGAACCATAGCAGAAAATATTGCCTATGGAGCCAAAGAGATGGAGATGGGGCAGATTAGGGATGCCGCCAAGATGGCGAGGCTTGATGACTTTGTAAACTCACTCCCCGAGGGCTACGAGACCATTGTGGGCGAGCGTGGTATTCGCCTTTCTGGTGGTCAGCGACAACGTTTAAGCATTGCCCGGGCGATTTTAAAGAATGCACCTGTGATGGTGTTTGATGAAGCTACGAGCAGTGTAGACACTGAAACTGAACGAGCCATCCAAGAGAATCTGCATGCATTGACTCAAGGGAAGACGGCTTTGGTGATTGCACACCGTTTAAGTACGATCCGGCATGCTGATAGGATTCTCGTATTGAAAAATGGTGAAGTTGCTGAGGCAGGAAATCATCAGACATTAATTGACGCACGCGGGGTTTACGCTGAACTCTGGCGCATTCAGGTGGGAGATGTCACAATTCAA
- a CDS encoding DUF1287 domain-containing protein, producing the protein MKPIVLFLTVLVICPSNLAAQPLSAEQVTAAAQARLLENITYDGRYFSIPYPNGDVPAHLGVCTDVVIRAYRRIGIDLQRLVHEDMRANFSLYPKRWALSRPDRNIDHRRVPNLATYFKRHGYSLKISNQAGDYLPGDLVTWDLDPGRRELPHIGIVVPNPERKGRPWIIHNIGSGPEKSDSLFHWKITGHFRFLPKVKPSP; encoded by the coding sequence ATGAAGCCTATCGTCCTCTTTCTCACAGTCCTCGTCATTTGCCCCTCTAACTTAGCGGCGCAACCACTAAGCGCCGAACAAGTCACTGCTGCAGCGCAAGCCCGGCTTCTTGAAAATATCACTTACGATGGGCGCTACTTCTCGATCCCATATCCCAACGGCGATGTGCCTGCGCATCTCGGCGTTTGTACAGATGTCGTGATTCGTGCTTACCGCAGAATTGGAATTGACCTCCAAAGGCTCGTTCACGAAGACATGCGCGCCAATTTTTCACTCTACCCAAAACGTTGGGCACTGAGCCGACCGGATCGAAATATCGACCATCGCCGCGTCCCGAACCTAGCGACCTACTTTAAAAGGCATGGCTACAGCCTTAAGATCTCGAATCAAGCAGGCGATTATCTCCCTGGAGATCTCGTCACCTGGGACCTTGATCCCGGGCGAAGAGAATTGCCCCATATTGGCATCGTTGTACCCAACCCCGAGCGTAAAGGGCGCCCTTGGATTATTCACAATATTGGGTCCGGGCCAGAAAAGTCCGACTCCCTTTTTCATTGGAAGATCACCGGACATTTTCGGTTCCTACCCAAGGTGAAACCTTCTCCTTAA